The window CGAGGAAGGTGTCGCGCATCTCCTCGTAATCGTTGCGTCCCTCGAGCCCCGCGAGGGTGCGGTCGGCGAATTCTTCCCGTTTGCCTACCGGGAGCAGGTCCAGCAGGGCCTCGCTGGTGAGGCTGCGCGCGGAGATAACGCCGGAAAGTTTGAGCTGGCCCGCGAGGCGCATCGCGTCGCGCGCGGAACGCAGGGAGATGGCGAGCCCGTTCAGGTCGTTCGCGGGAAAGCCTACGGCGATGTCGGCGGTAATGCCTTTGTCTTCCAGGCTCTCGATAAAACCGTGGGCAAGGCTCTCAATGTTCTGAGTGATGTCGTCGTTGGTCCCCGGACGGTTCGGCGTGACGAAGATCGTGACGCGCCGGTTCCGCTGCGGACAGATGACATTGCGCGGATGGGAGAAGGCGGAGCGCAGCTCGCGCACCATGATCTGATAGGCGTTCTCGCTCGATTCGTCTTTCCACTTTTTCATCTCGACGACGACGGAGGCTTTGCAGCGCGTGAGGGTTACGCCAAGCTCTTTGCCCTGAAGGGTGATGAGTTCGCCCATGCCCTGGGAGGCGTCGTAGGAGGCGACGTTTTCAACAAGGTCGCGCAGCGCGCGTTCGCGCATAAGGTTTGACTCAAGGAAGGCCTGTTCGCGCAGCATGATTTCCGCCTGTTTCTGCACGAGGAGCCCAAAACGCTCGACCTCATCGGGCATACCGGTTATTGAGACGGAGCCGATGACTTTGTCGAAGAATTGTATGGGCAGTGTATAACCGGGATAGACGCCGGGCATTTTTTTCGCCTCGTCGCTGTAGGTGACGCATGGTTTGTTTTCCTGCATCACCTTAATGGAGGGTTCGTGGAAGGTCCCCACTCTTTTCTTTACATTACAGCCGATAATGATGCCGTTTTCATCGGTAACGAGAACGCCG is drawn from Cloacibacillus porcorum and contains these coding sequences:
- a CDS encoding CdaR family transcriptional regulator; its protein translation is MFKKMAQNIAESTSEVIGRGVLVTDENGIIIGCNVKKRVGTFHEPSIKVMQENKPCVTYSDEAKKMPGVYPGYTLPIQFFDKVIGSVSITGMPDEVERFGLLVQKQAEIMLREQAFLESNLMRERALRDLVENVASYDASQGMGELITLQGKELGVTLTRCKASVVVEMKKWKDESSENAYQIMVRELRSAFSHPRNVICPQRNRRVTIFVTPNRPGTNDDITQNIESLAHGFIESLEDKGITADIAVGFPANDLNGLAISLRSARDAMRLAGQLKLSGVISARSLTSEALLDLLPVGKREEFADRTLAGLEGRNDYEEMRDTFLGWCESPFASGEVAERLAMHRNSLQYRLKKIRALTGKDPWNFKDAFELWAAFVLKNISSAEKKQ